A single genomic interval of Malania oleifera isolate guangnan ecotype guangnan chromosome 13, ASM2987363v1, whole genome shotgun sequence harbors:
- the LOC131145784 gene encoding uncharacterized protein LOC131145784 — translation MQSLSLRAFSDFYTGMGRSWPGRRGSFGFADLETGTRRQWPCGIVACSSVRNGGGGGGDIHSSSSFLSRSQTYALLKQQMEVAAKSEDYKEAARLRDSLKSVEEEEPVLRLRGLMKEAVADERFERHSCIFAQKFGLELAALEGVPFILEGLDEMGVSGVPGEGQAIGVSFSERRREEGTWARWQWRRRPRGRAVASGQGKRVKRLMPLMGEAGWRNILGTAVAMVDLRAKDLGGMSQQHL, via the exons ATGCAGTCTCTGAGCCTCAGGGCTTTCTCGGATTTCTATACTGGTATGGGTAGGTCGTGGCCGGGACGGCGAGGGAGCTTCGGGTTCGCTGATTTGGAGACGGGGACGAGAAGGCAATGGCCGTGCGGGATTGTCGCGTGTTCTTCGGTCAGGAATGGCGGTGGTGGTGGAGGAGACATTCACAGTTCGAGTTCGTTTCTTTCGCGGAGCCAAACTTATGCTCTTTTGAAGCAGCAAATGGAGGTCGCTGCAAAATCAGAG GATTACAAAGAAGCTGCCAGATTGCGCGATTCATTAAAATCCGTTGAGGAAGAGGAGCCAGTTTTGCGCCTCCGAGGACTGATGAAAGAGGCAGTGGCTGATGAGAGGTTTGAG CGGCACAGCTGCATTTTTGCACAAAAATTTGGCCTTGAGCTGGCCGCGCTTGAGGGAGTACCATTTATTTTGGAAGGCTTGGACGAGATGGGTGTCTCGGGGGTTCCGGGAGAGGGGCAGGCCATAGGGGTTTCTTTTTCGGAGAGGCGACGAGAGGAAGGGACTTGGGCAAGATGGCAGTGGCGGAGGAGGCCGAGAGGGAGAGCGGTTGCAAGTGGTCAAGGGAAGAGGGTGAAGAGGCTAATGCCATTGATGGGGGAGGCGGGTTGGCGGAACATTCTTGGCACTGCAGTGGCAATGGTGGATCTTAGGGCTAAGGATTTGGGAGGGATGAGTCAGCAACatctataa